A region of Brevinema andersonii DNA encodes the following proteins:
- the rplL gene encoding 50S ribosomal protein L7/L12, translated as MADNVTKVFDLIKEMTVLELNDLRKKIEEEFDVKAVAPVAVAGAAGADSGADSGNTTVSVFVKDPGASKIEVIKVIREITGLALKEAKEMAESAGAKPLKEGIEQTEADQIAEKLKAAGAVVEIK; from the coding sequence ATGGCAGATAATGTAACAAAAGTTTTTGATTTAATCAAGGAAATGACAGTTTTAGAATTGAATGATCTTCGTAAAAAAATAGAAGAAGAATTTGATGTAAAAGCTGTTGCTCCGGTTGCAGTTGCTGGTGCAGCAGGTGCAGACTCAGGTGCAGACTCAGGTAATACTACGGTTTCTGTGTTTGTTAAAGATCCAGGAGCAAGTAAGATCGAAGTTATTAAAGTAATTCGTGAAATTACTGGTTTGGCACTTAAAGAAGCAAAAGAAATGGCAGAAAGTGCAGGTGCTAAACCTCTAAAAGAGGGTATTGAGCAAACAGAAGCTGATCAAATTGCAGAAAAACTTAAAGCAGCTGGTGCTGTTGTTGAAATTAAATAA
- a CDS encoding 5-formyltetrahydrofolate cyclo-ligase, translated as MKKRQFYGIKSTCSAKNKFMDISSRKKMLRSEIEKSFKLFSISISEKYEKSKQLCLRGEHLLPQSGVCAFYAAIDFEPDLSLLAEKALQLRLKILFPRICCKSMHFCTVSNLQQLKPGTFGILAPETPIHHQKIDVFFVPGLAFDASGGRLGRGGGYYDRFLSIFPQAFKVGVCFEQAILPKIPVDRHDITMDAILTESRIIFCSDTKNPSSSDV; from the coding sequence ATGAAGAAGCGGCAGTTTTACGGGATCAAATCAACATGCTCAGCCAAAAATAAATTTATGGATATTAGTAGTCGAAAAAAAATGTTACGTTCTGAAATAGAGAAAAGTTTTAAACTTTTCTCTATTTCTATTTCTGAAAAATACGAGAAAAGCAAGCAATTATGCCTCCGTGGAGAACATCTTTTGCCTCAGAGTGGTGTATGTGCTTTTTATGCAGCGATAGATTTCGAGCCTGATTTGAGTCTGTTGGCTGAAAAAGCACTCCAGCTTCGTTTAAAGATACTATTTCCACGTATCTGTTGCAAAAGTATGCATTTTTGTACTGTATCAAATCTTCAGCAGTTGAAGCCTGGAACATTTGGTATTCTTGCACCAGAAACTCCTATTCATCATCAAAAAATTGATGTATTTTTTGTGCCGGGATTAGCGTTTGATGCTTCAGGAGGTAGATTGGGACGCGGCGGCGGTTATTATGACCGCTTTTTGAGCATATTTCCCCAAGCCTTTAAGGTAGGTGTGTGCTTTGAGCAGGCGATTTTACCAAAAATTCCTGTTGATAGGCATGATATTACAATGGATGCGATCCTTACAGAGAGCAGAATTATTTTTTGCAGCGATACAAAAAATCCGTCAAGTAGTGACGTGTAA
- the secE gene encoding preprotein translocase subunit SecE has product MTKLLEFLKGSVEELKKASWPSKDEVVRASVAVLIFVAVFSALLFGIDWIVRILLQGLMR; this is encoded by the coding sequence ATGACAAAATTATTAGAATTTTTGAAGGGTTCGGTCGAAGAGCTTAAAAAAGCTTCTTGGCCCTCAAAAGATGAGGTAGTTCGTGCTTCCGTTGCTGTGCTTATTTTTGTTGCTGTTTTTTCAGCTTTACTTTTTGGCATAGATTGGATTGTGCGAATTCTGCTTCAAGGATTGATGCGATAA
- the rpmG gene encoding 50S ribosomal protein L33: MAQIITLECESCAERNYTTTKTKKMTQQRTKLELKKYCPRERKHTLHKEVK; this comes from the coding sequence ATGGCTCAAATAATCACCCTCGAATGTGAAAGCTGTGCGGAACGCAATTATACCACCACAAAAACAAAAAAAATGACACAGCAACGTACGAAGTTGGAACTGAAAAAATACTGCCCGCGTGAGCGAAAGCATACTTTGCATAAAGAAGTGAAGTAA
- a CDS encoding NUDIX hydrolase, with translation MVRKFTAEDIIHFPEVQILQHKRSNGTYKDYLIIKRKDFISCFVTIDHHIGIFVEQYRPIIKQKTFEVPMGKIEVSDPSRDHTVHRELAEEINLILQPHPHIIVKNRKNGTISHLYFLEWKLKYLGFEYPSPGFSDYKNYRYILQLMTSNRNFHQLTEKYELFSQEPQLKVVSRPLNEALFDEICGITRHYLTDFLYRCKK, from the coding sequence ATGGTAAGAAAATTCACCGCAGAAGATATTATTCACTTCCCCGAAGTGCAGATTTTACAACATAAACGTAGCAACGGAACTTACAAAGATTATTTGATTATTAAACGCAAAGATTTTATTTCCTGCTTCGTCACAATTGACCATCATATTGGCATTTTTGTAGAACAGTACCGACCAATCATTAAACAAAAAACATTTGAAGTGCCAATGGGCAAAATAGAAGTATCCGACCCCAGCAGAGACCACACTGTACATCGAGAACTAGCAGAAGAAATCAATTTGATACTTCAACCTCACCCACATATAATAGTGAAAAATCGCAAAAACGGAACTATATCACACCTATATTTTTTGGAATGGAAATTAAAATATTTAGGATTTGAATATCCCAGCCCTGGATTTTCAGATTATAAAAATTATCGTTATATCTTGCAATTAATGACAAGCAATCGAAATTTTCATCAATTGACAGAAAAATACGAATTATTTTCCCAAGAACCTCAGCTAAAAGTTGTTAGTCGGCCGTTGAACGAAGCGCTTTTTGATGAAATCTGCGGAATTACACGTCACTACTTGACGGATTTTTTGTATCGCTGCAAAAAATAA
- a CDS encoding UvrB/UvrC motif-containing protein, with product MVNKHMINIQKITTINVDRKHVLYLYTDLGHFSTIITTQELCALERALEDNVKSYASNIMRYHNISLKRVYIFLRDSTIKCLVETDDAQISCGFMEALLLGIESNAEVLIDKTMLQNEYDPDNLEHQQLVNEILEEEKEFWVARKIETLLKEIDTAIKEERYEEAAVLRDQINMLSQK from the coding sequence ATGGTTAACAAACATATGATAAATATACAAAAAATTACAACAATCAATGTTGATCGAAAACATGTTTTATATTTGTACACGGATTTGGGGCATTTTTCGACTATTATCACAACTCAAGAACTGTGTGCATTGGAAAGAGCTTTGGAAGATAACGTAAAATCCTATGCTAGTAATATCATGCGCTATCATAATATTAGTTTGAAGCGTGTTTATATTTTTCTACGAGACAGTACAATCAAGTGTTTGGTTGAAACAGACGATGCTCAGATAAGCTGTGGTTTTATGGAAGCTTTGCTTTTGGGAATTGAATCAAATGCCGAGGTTCTTATTGATAAAACCATGCTGCAGAACGAATATGATCCTGATAATCTTGAGCATCAACAGTTAGTCAATGAAATTTTAGAAGAAGAGAAGGAGTTTTGGGTGGCACGTAAAATAGAAACATTGCTCAAAGAAATTGACACCGCTATCAAAGAAGAACGTTATGAAGAAGCGGCAGTTTTACGGGATCAAATCAACATGCTCAGCCAAAAATAA
- the rpoB gene encoding DNA-directed RNA polymerase subunit beta, translating to MAKQLERVSFAQFQTQTDAPDLLAIQLDSFQEFLQADVDPKNREKKGLEGVFSSTFPIESTDGNIVIEYVHYEVGELKYTQEEAFDKNLTYSAPLKVIFRLIDRKTGEIKEKDIYIGDFPIMTNRGTFIINGAERVVVNQIYKSPGVLFSAKNKEYSSKIVPEKGSWLEFLIDTKKDLMYVRIDSRRKVLVTMLLRALGMTVEDIILRFFDMQEVVLDDSSEAVSRLVGQYLGETVYDAENNVIASAMDKLFPNTVNQFFQKGVHSVKIITSESLQKNKTLVNTLEKDDAKDNMQKAVKKIYSILHPGEAAPFDVIVRDLNNMFFNNRYYDLGEVGRYKLVMKLYNDLEKQDRDALLTSYTLSFEDISRALRHLIAVANEEEPVDDVDHLGNRRVRSVSELIVAPITSAFSTVEKSIYEKLSTREIEDLSPQNIISIKPIMSAINDFFGMSQLSQFMDQTNPISELTHKRRLSALGPGGLSRDRAGFEVRDVHYTHYGRVCPIETPEGPNIGLIVSLAIFARVNHYGFLETPYLVVKDGKVTQEIVYLSANEEENMYIVPVNVEMDRDFNILEEFPRVRYKGEFELVPKSKVQLMDVSALQLLSVSAALIPFIEHDDANRALMGSNMQRQAMPLLKATSPIVGTGMEYYVARDSRAVILAQEEGQITAVDSTSITLKTKKGSTSYKLSKFRRTNQDTSFNQKPVINVGDKVSPGDILADGFGTEQGELALGKNAVVAFMPWNGYNYEDAVLLSEKLIKDDDFTSIYTTVFECPALETKLGAEEITRELPNVGEDALRNLDEDGIVRIGAYVKPGDILVGKVTPKGEPTETPEFRLLHAIFGEKAKDVRDTSQRVPHGEDGVVVDVKVFTIKNGDELSPGVLKLIKVYLAKKRKIKPGDKIAGRHGNKGVVSRVMREEDMPFLPDGRPVDVLLNPLGVPSRMNLGQLFETLLGYAGLKLGVKYQCAAFQGASLEQIETQIDLANDKLLKELREERSRYGEAEEQIKEYWDIVKLKKDGKYHLRDGRTGEFFEKPVFVGVMYVLKLHHMVDDKLHARSVGPYSLVTQQPLRGKANFGGQRLGEMEVWALEAYGVANLLQEMMTVKSDDTDGRVRVYEGIIKGKNVTAPNIPESFNVLVQELRGLALDIQVYDKNGKRVPLNEKEKEMLDMRVHLV from the coding sequence ATGGCAAAGCAGTTAGAACGTGTGTCTTTTGCCCAATTCCAAACACAAACAGATGCTCCGGATCTTCTTGCGATTCAGTTGGATTCTTTTCAGGAGTTTCTACAAGCTGACGTTGACCCTAAAAATCGTGAAAAAAAAGGCTTAGAAGGTGTATTCAGTTCGACTTTCCCCATAGAAAGTACGGATGGTAATATTGTTATCGAATATGTGCATTACGAGGTTGGCGAGCTTAAATATACACAAGAAGAAGCTTTTGATAAAAATCTCACTTATAGTGCACCGTTGAAAGTGATTTTTCGTCTTATCGACAGAAAAACAGGCGAAATTAAAGAAAAAGATATTTATATTGGTGATTTTCCTATTATGACCAATAGAGGCACGTTTATCATAAATGGAGCAGAACGTGTTGTTGTTAATCAAATTTATAAGTCACCGGGTGTACTTTTTAGTGCAAAAAATAAGGAATATTCTTCCAAGATAGTTCCTGAAAAAGGATCATGGCTTGAATTTTTGATTGATACTAAAAAAGATCTGATGTATGTTCGTATCGATTCGAGACGTAAAGTTCTTGTTACTATGTTGTTACGTGCTTTAGGAATGACTGTTGAAGATATTATACTTAGATTTTTTGATATGCAGGAAGTTGTACTTGATGATTCTTCTGAAGCTGTTAGCCGCCTAGTAGGTCAATACCTTGGTGAAACTGTTTATGATGCTGAAAATAATGTTATAGCTTCAGCTATGGATAAATTGTTTCCTAACACTGTCAATCAGTTTTTTCAAAAAGGTGTTCATTCTGTCAAAATTATTACTTCAGAATCCTTGCAGAAGAATAAAACATTAGTCAATACGCTTGAAAAAGATGATGCAAAAGATAACATGCAGAAAGCAGTCAAAAAAATATATAGTATTTTGCATCCCGGTGAGGCTGCACCATTTGATGTTATTGTTCGTGATTTAAATAATATGTTCTTCAATAATCGTTATTATGATCTTGGAGAAGTTGGACGCTATAAATTAGTGATGAAATTGTATAATGATCTTGAAAAACAGGATAGGGATGCACTTTTAACTTCTTATACTCTTTCTTTTGAAGATATTTCGAGAGCACTCCGGCATTTAATTGCAGTTGCGAATGAAGAAGAACCTGTTGATGATGTTGATCATTTAGGGAACCGTCGTGTCCGTAGTGTTAGTGAATTGATTGTTGCGCCTATTACATCGGCATTTTCCACAGTTGAAAAATCTATTTACGAAAAACTATCGACTCGTGAAATTGAAGATTTGTCTCCTCAAAATATTATTAGTATTAAGCCTATTATGTCTGCTATTAATGATTTTTTTGGAATGAGCCAGCTGTCCCAATTTATGGATCAAACAAATCCTATTAGCGAATTAACTCATAAAAGACGTTTGTCTGCGTTGGGGCCAGGAGGCTTGTCACGTGATAGAGCAGGATTTGAAGTTCGTGACGTTCACTATACACATTATGGCCGAGTATGTCCTATTGAAACACCTGAAGGTCCTAATATTGGTTTAATTGTGTCATTAGCTATTTTTGCACGTGTTAATCATTACGGTTTTCTTGAAACCCCATATCTTGTTGTTAAAGATGGAAAAGTTACTCAGGAAATTGTTTATTTGTCCGCAAATGAAGAAGAAAATATGTATATTGTGCCCGTTAATGTTGAGATGGATCGTGATTTCAACATATTGGAAGAATTTCCACGCGTGCGTTATAAGGGTGAATTTGAATTAGTTCCTAAATCGAAAGTACAATTAATGGATGTTTCTGCATTGCAACTTTTATCAGTGTCGGCGGCTTTGATTCCGTTTATCGAGCATGACGATGCTAACCGTGCTTTGATGGGTTCAAATATGCAACGCCAAGCTATGCCTCTTCTTAAAGCGACTTCACCTATTGTTGGGACAGGGATGGAATATTATGTAGCTCGTGATTCACGTGCTGTTATTTTAGCTCAGGAAGAAGGTCAAATTACTGCTGTTGATTCCACTTCTATCACTCTGAAAACAAAAAAAGGTTCTACATCGTATAAACTTTCTAAATTCCGGCGCACTAATCAAGATACAAGCTTTAATCAGAAACCTGTTATCAATGTTGGAGATAAGGTGTCTCCTGGTGATATTTTAGCGGATGGTTTTGGTACAGAACAAGGAGAACTAGCTTTAGGGAAAAATGCTGTAGTTGCGTTTATGCCCTGGAATGGATACAATTATGAAGATGCTGTTCTTTTGTCAGAAAAGCTCATTAAAGATGATGATTTTACTTCTATATATACTACGGTTTTTGAGTGTCCTGCACTTGAAACGAAATTAGGTGCTGAAGAAATTACGCGCGAGCTTCCGAATGTAGGTGAAGATGCCTTGCGCAATTTGGATGAGGATGGTATTGTACGTATTGGCGCCTATGTGAAACCTGGAGATATTTTAGTTGGAAAAGTGACTCCTAAAGGTGAACCTACCGAAACTCCTGAATTCCGTTTGTTGCATGCAATTTTTGGTGAAAAAGCAAAAGATGTACGTGATACTTCACAACGAGTACCTCACGGCGAGGATGGAGTTGTTGTTGATGTTAAAGTTTTCACTATCAAAAATGGTGATGAACTTTCTCCTGGTGTTCTTAAGTTGATAAAAGTATATCTTGCGAAAAAACGAAAAATCAAACCCGGTGACAAAATTGCCGGGAGACACGGGAATAAAGGTGTTGTGTCCCGTGTTATGCGTGAAGAGGATATGCCGTTCCTGCCGGATGGACGTCCTGTTGATGTGTTGCTTAATCCGCTAGGAGTGCCTTCCCGTATGAATTTGGGTCAGCTGTTTGAGACACTTTTGGGATATGCCGGGCTTAAGCTTGGTGTGAAGTATCAGTGTGCTGCATTTCAGGGAGCAAGCCTTGAGCAAATAGAAACACAAATTGATCTTGCTAACGATAAGTTGCTCAAAGAGCTTCGTGAAGAGCGTTCGCGTTACGGCGAGGCGGAAGAGCAGATTAAAGAGTATTGGGATATTGTAAAACTGAAAAAAGACGGAAAGTATCATCTTCGAGACGGGCGTACGGGTGAATTTTTTGAAAAGCCGGTGTTTGTCGGTGTGATGTATGTTCTGAAATTACATCATATGGTTGACGATAAACTTCATGCCCGATCTGTCGGTCCGTATTCTTTGGTTACGCAGCAGCCTCTCCGCGGTAAGGCTAACTTTGGTGGTCAGCGGCTTGGGGAAATGGAAGTTTGGGCACTTGAAGCATACGGTGTAGCTAATCTTCTTCAAGAAATGATGACCGTTAAGTCTGATGATACCGATGGGCGCGTACGTGTTTATGAAGGCATCATCAAAGGTAAAAATGTTACGGCTCCTAACATTCCTGAATCTTTCAATGTGCTTGTTCAGGAATTGCGTGGGCTTGCGCTTGATATACAAGTTTATGATAAAAACGGGAAACGTGTGCCGTTGAACGAAAAAGAAAAAGAAATGCTCGATATGCGCGTTCATTTGGTTTGA
- the rplA gene encoding 50S ribosomal protein L1 encodes MKVIERNGIRYKGTKRQIEAIQKFDLLVPYGLDEAVKMVKELATAKFDETIELHYNLNIKQKHNIRDTVVMPHNVGKEFKVLVFAEGDKATEAKNAGADFVGSDDLIQKIKDGWFEFDAVVATPDMMPKLAVIASGLGRRKLMPSPKTGNVTLEVERVIKEFKAGKVEVRADKTGNVHIVVGKKTKSDQDLAENVMAIHQLIMRNKPIDLKGEYIKTLVITSTMGPSIRIDFKKLTA; translated from the coding sequence ATGAAAGTGATTGAGCGTAATGGTATTCGCTATAAGGGTACAAAAAGACAAATTGAAGCTATTCAAAAATTTGATCTTTTGGTTCCTTATGGATTAGATGAAGCGGTTAAAATGGTTAAGGAATTGGCTACAGCTAAGTTTGATGAAACAATAGAATTGCATTATAATTTGAATATTAAACAAAAGCATAATATACGTGATACGGTAGTGATGCCTCATAATGTCGGTAAAGAATTCAAAGTACTCGTATTTGCCGAGGGAGATAAGGCTACTGAAGCTAAAAATGCTGGTGCTGATTTTGTTGGTTCTGATGATCTTATCCAAAAAATTAAAGATGGTTGGTTTGAATTTGATGCAGTTGTGGCCACTCCTGATATGATGCCTAAGTTAGCTGTTATTGCTTCAGGATTGGGTCGTAGGAAATTAATGCCTTCTCCTAAAACAGGGAATGTAACTTTAGAAGTAGAGCGAGTTATTAAAGAATTTAAAGCTGGTAAAGTAGAAGTGCGTGCTGATAAAACAGGTAATGTTCATATTGTTGTTGGTAAGAAGACGAAATCCGATCAAGATTTGGCAGAGAATGTGATGGCTATTCACCAATTAATTATGCGTAATAAACCTATAGATTTAAAAGGTGAATATATTAAAACGCTTGTAATTACATCTACTATGGGTCCTTCTATCCGTATTGATTTTAAAAAATTAACAGCGTAG
- the rplJ gene encoding 50S ribosomal protein L10: MLKKAEKIELTKMVTQEISEADGFVICSFQGLTVSAGNVLRRNLYNVGARARVMKNRLLKRALEENNITSMNQYLSESTMIVLGKQDAMAAIKILGDFAKENEEIGFKAGFITGTEYTQAEIIEISKLPGRIELIAMVAGGLNSVLSMFNGTLEALASKKEGA, encoded by the coding sequence ATGTTAAAAAAGGCAGAAAAAATTGAATTAACGAAAATGGTTACTCAAGAAATTAGTGAGGCTGATGGATTTGTTATTTGTTCCTTTCAGGGGTTAACTGTATCTGCGGGAAATGTACTGCGCAGAAATCTTTATAATGTCGGAGCAAGGGCACGTGTCATGAAAAATCGCTTGCTCAAGAGAGCATTAGAAGAAAATAACATAACTAGTATGAATCAATATCTTTCAGAATCGACAATGATTGTTCTTGGGAAACAGGATGCAATGGCAGCTATTAAAATTTTAGGTGATTTTGCTAAAGAAAATGAAGAAATTGGATTTAAAGCTGGATTTATTACAGGGACAGAATATACCCAAGCTGAAATTATTGAGATTTCAAAACTTCCCGGACGTATTGAACTTATTGCGATGGTTGCTGGTGGATTAAATTCTGTTCTTTCTATGTTTAATGGTACTTTAGAAGCACTTGCTTCTAAAAAAGAAGGTGCTTGA
- the rplK gene encoding 50S ribosomal protein L11: protein MASPNVKVSSVVKLQIPAGQANPAPPVGTALGPKGIQLQAFCQQFNEVTKDKVGFVIPVEVTIYTDRSFTFVLKTPPASNLILKELGIAKGSSEPNKNKVGTLSKEQVRKIAELKMPDLNAFDIEAAIRIIEGTARNMGVETEA, encoded by the coding sequence ATGGCATCCCCTAATGTGAAGGTCTCTTCTGTTGTGAAGTTGCAGATTCCTGCTGGTCAAGCCAATCCTGCACCTCCTGTAGGTACTGCGTTAGGTCCAAAAGGGATACAATTGCAGGCATTTTGTCAGCAATTCAATGAAGTAACAAAAGATAAAGTAGGTTTTGTAATTCCGGTTGAAGTTACGATTTATACGGATCGGTCTTTTACGTTTGTACTAAAAACTCCTCCTGCATCCAATCTTATTCTGAAAGAGTTAGGTATAGCGAAAGGATCATCAGAACCTAATAAAAATAAGGTTGGGACGCTCAGTAAAGAGCAAGTTAGGAAAATTGCTGAACTCAAAATGCCTGATTTAAATGCATTTGATATTGAGGCGGCAATCCGTATCATCGAAGGTACAGCCCGAAATATGGGCGTTGAGACGGAGGCTTAA
- the nusG gene encoding transcription termination/antitermination protein NusG has translation MARGWFVIQVQTGFENKVYSRLLEKKNGGSLRDVLIDVRVPEEEIVVEKRNKKVVQKHKLYPGYVLVELDLPEDEMAWKAVYADIRNIVGVGMFLTAGGGNRKPAPLTFEEVRGIFEKTGDIASGNYAETAKIWDINEKIRIVDGPFKDFEGVIDEINGEKEMLVVAVEIFGRLTPVELEFNQVQKI, from the coding sequence ATGGCAAGAGGATGGTTTGTGATCCAGGTGCAGACTGGATTTGAAAATAAAGTTTATTCAAGACTTTTAGAAAAGAAGAATGGTGGCAGTTTGCGTGATGTTCTTATTGATGTTAGAGTTCCTGAAGAAGAAATAGTTGTCGAAAAACGCAATAAAAAAGTTGTTCAAAAGCATAAATTGTATCCTGGTTATGTTCTTGTTGAACTTGATCTGCCTGAAGATGAAATGGCATGGAAGGCTGTATATGCTGATATTCGGAATATTGTGGGAGTGGGGATGTTTCTCACTGCAGGCGGCGGTAATCGTAAACCAGCTCCCTTAACTTTTGAAGAAGTGCGTGGTATTTTTGAAAAGACTGGTGATATTGCTTCTGGAAATTATGCTGAAACTGCTAAGATATGGGATATAAATGAAAAAATCCGTATTGTTGATGGTCCATTTAAAGATTTTGAAGGTGTTATCGATGAAATTAACGGCGAAAAAGAGATGCTTGTGGTTGCTGTAGAGATATTTGGACGTTTGACACCTGTAGAATTGGAATTTAATCAGGTACAAAAAATATAA
- a CDS encoding TldD/PmbA family protein produces the protein MIKPDAIHEQQLQEAVGRAVHLISNGDVFAQTSCSQTVAFEYDKLQTVDDVSSSSLGCRVFENSRVGNSFINDPVLIEKMIGNARESALFGEKLSVKLPSASAYQSIPWLFSEKNCSYSKQDLKEIAYQLMLEVKKIAPQAKISTSVHISYSRFFLQNTEGFEGSYAESVLYLTAGLFEIAPDGSFLEIYEGAPFYDEPFDFIRILELLQKRVELSRSTYPIKSGVFPIIIAPSALDLVFDPLLIAANGKTFYKGMSFFADKIDAFVAYEKLTLVDDPLYKYGSATPFDDEGTVSKSLDIIKDGVFKNFIYDCATAQKMNTQTTGHATRSFGSLPAPGFTNRVIGAGDMPLESLINSIDYGILLAGALGEGQSNVLAGDFSVLGESAFLIQNGVLKGRIKDTMISGNSFELLNNIGGLGDTLYQEGSLFAPYMLFHQANVSSK, from the coding sequence ATGATTAAACCTGATGCCATTCACGAGCAGCAGCTTCAAGAAGCTGTCGGACGCGCTGTACATTTAATTTCCAACGGTGATGTTTTTGCTCAAACAAGCTGTTCGCAGACTGTTGCGTTTGAGTATGATAAGCTTCAAACAGTAGATGATGTTTCTTCTTCGTCATTAGGATGTCGCGTTTTCGAAAATAGCCGTGTGGGCAATTCATTTATAAATGATCCAGTTTTAATAGAAAAAATGATCGGCAATGCTCGTGAATCGGCTTTATTTGGAGAAAAATTATCTGTTAAATTACCTTCTGCTTCGGCTTACCAATCTATTCCATGGCTTTTTTCGGAAAAAAACTGCTCCTATTCTAAGCAGGACCTCAAAGAAATTGCTTACCAACTAATGCTAGAAGTGAAAAAAATTGCCCCTCAAGCAAAAATTTCTACATCAGTTCACATTAGTTACAGCCGGTTTTTTTTGCAAAATACAGAGGGCTTTGAAGGTAGTTATGCAGAATCAGTACTTTACCTTACAGCTGGGCTTTTTGAAATAGCTCCTGATGGTTCTTTCTTAGAAATTTATGAAGGTGCTCCTTTTTATGATGAACCTTTTGATTTTATTCGGATTCTTGAGCTGCTCCAAAAACGTGTCGAACTTTCTCGCAGTACTTATCCCATAAAAAGCGGAGTATTTCCTATTATTATTGCACCATCAGCATTGGATTTGGTTTTTGATCCCTTGCTAATTGCCGCAAACGGCAAGACCTTTTATAAAGGTATGTCTTTTTTTGCCGATAAAATAGACGCATTTGTTGCATATGAAAAATTGACTTTAGTGGATGATCCTCTCTATAAATATGGATCTGCTACTCCTTTCGATGATGAAGGAACAGTCAGTAAGTCTCTTGATATTATCAAGGACGGCGTTTTTAAAAATTTCATTTACGACTGTGCAACTGCTCAAAAAATGAATACTCAAACAACAGGGCATGCAACCCGATCATTTGGATCTTTGCCTGCTCCGGGATTTACTAATCGCGTAATTGGAGCGGGTGATATGCCTCTTGAATCCTTGATTAATTCGATTGATTATGGTATCTTGTTGGCAGGAGCTTTGGGAGAAGGACAATCCAACGTCCTAGCAGGAGATTTTTCTGTGCTTGGCGAAAGTGCCTTTCTTATTCAAAATGGTGTTCTCAAGGGTCGCATCAAAGACACTATGATTTCGGGAAATTCTTTTGAATTATTAAATAACATAGGAGGATTGGGGGATACGCTATATCAGGAGGGATCACTGTTTGCACCTTATATGCTTTTTCATCAAGCGAATGTTTCTTCCAAATAA